In a genomic window of Sporosarcina trichiuri:
- a CDS encoding M20 peptidase aminoacylase family protein, protein MAQLTKKQVMETFEHLHNNPELSWEEEQTTAYVKKRLEDAGCRVTSFDDCTGVFGDIGNFSGDVPVIALRADMDALWQEVDGSLQANHSCGHDAHMTMVLGVLERVKDRDELLKHLGIRFIFQPAEEVGTGALKMVEKGAIEDVDFYYGIHLRPFQETDNGKAAPAIVHGANGTIELEIRGDDAHGARPHLNRNSIEIGTFIVNALHSIHVNPNVAHSVKVTRFQAGGRSTNIIPGSASLAIDVRAQDNEVMDELMERVRDVLDSARNLFGSEITITEDTYVAAARVHPEAQETARQAITDVLGEENTVPPVITPGGDDFHFYTIKRPHLKATMIGLGCGLSPGLHHPDMTFDHESMMNGIDVMVRILELHAGQDAG, encoded by the coding sequence ATGGCACAATTGACGAAAAAGCAAGTGATGGAGACATTCGAGCATCTGCATAACAACCCTGAATTGAGCTGGGAGGAAGAGCAGACGACCGCTTATGTGAAAAAGCGGCTGGAAGACGCCGGCTGCCGCGTGACGTCGTTCGATGACTGCACAGGTGTCTTCGGTGATATCGGCAATTTCTCCGGCGATGTGCCGGTAATTGCACTGCGCGCCGACATGGATGCATTATGGCAGGAAGTCGACGGCAGCCTGCAGGCGAACCATTCGTGCGGGCATGATGCACACATGACGATGGTGCTCGGCGTGCTGGAGCGCGTGAAAGACCGGGACGAACTGCTCAAGCACCTCGGCATCCGTTTCATCTTCCAGCCGGCGGAGGAAGTCGGGACAGGTGCGCTCAAGATGGTGGAGAAAGGAGCGATCGAAGATGTCGATTTTTACTACGGCATCCACCTGCGCCCCTTCCAGGAGACGGATAACGGCAAAGCGGCTCCAGCCATCGTGCATGGTGCGAACGGAACGATCGAACTGGAGATCCGCGGCGATGATGCACACGGCGCCCGGCCGCACCTGAACCGGAATTCCATCGAGATCGGCACGTTCATCGTCAATGCGCTGCATTCCATCCATGTGAACCCGAATGTCGCCCACTCCGTGAAAGTGACACGGTTCCAAGCGGGCGGACGGAGCACGAACATCATCCCGGGCAGCGCATCGCTTGCGATCGACGTCCGCGCACAGGACAACGAAGTGATGGATGAACTGATGGAACGGGTCCGCGATGTCCTGGACAGCGCGAGAAACCTGTTCGGCAGCGAAATCACTATCACGGAAGACACCTATGTGGCCGCCGCACGTGTGCACCCCGAAGCACAGGAGACTGCACGGCAGGCGATCACCGACGTGCTCGGCGAGGAGAACACGGTTCCCCCGGTCATCACGCCCGGCGGGGATGACTTCCACTTCTATACCATCAAGCGGCCGCATCTGAAGGCGACGATGATCGGTCTCGGCTGCGGTCTGTCCCCCGGGCTCCATCATCCCGATATGACATTCGACCATGAATCGATGATGAATGGCATCGATGTCATGGTGCGCATCCTGGAACTGCATGCAGGACAGGATGCCGGCTGA
- the prfB gene encoding peptide chain release factor 2 (programmed frameshift), translating to MELSEVRNELDKTAKKLAGFRGSLDLENKEARMQELEEMMLDPEFWNDQDAAQKVISESNALKDTVGEFHEMNDEQENLEMTLELLKEEPDAELQEELGDELKAFLKRMEEFDLQMLLSDEYDSSNAVLEIHSGAGGTESQDWASMLLRMYTRWAEQHGYKVETLDYQAGDEAGVKSVTLSIKGHNAYGYLKAEKGVHRLVRISPFDSSGRRHTSFSSVEVMPEFTGEVDIDLKMEDVKIDTYRSSGAGGQHVNTTDSAVRMTHIPTGAIVTCQTERSQIKNRERALNLLKAKIYQIRLEEEEARLLEIRGDQKEIGWGSQIRSYVFHPYSMVKDHRTNEETGNTGAVMDGEIDPFINAYLRSRIS from the exons ATGGAATTATCCGAAGTACGCAACGAGCTCGACAAAACAGCTAAGAAATTAGCGGGTTTCAGGGGGTCTCTT GACTTAGAAAACAAAGAGGCACGAATGCAGGAACTCGAAGAAATGATGCTTGATCCGGAATTTTGGAATGACCAGGATGCGGCGCAGAAAGTCATCTCGGAATCGAACGCACTGAAGGACACGGTCGGCGAATTCCATGAGATGAACGACGAGCAGGAGAATCTCGAGATGACACTCGAGCTGCTGAAGGAAGAACCCGATGCGGAATTGCAGGAAGAACTCGGCGACGAGCTGAAAGCGTTCCTGAAACGGATGGAGGAATTCGATCTGCAGATGCTGCTGAGCGATGAATACGACAGCAGCAACGCGGTCCTTGAAATCCATTCCGGCGCAGGCGGCACCGAGTCCCAGGACTGGGCATCGATGCTGCTGCGCATGTACACACGATGGGCGGAACAGCACGGCTACAAAGTCGAGACGCTCGACTATCAGGCGGGTGATGAGGCCGGCGTGAAATCCGTGACGCTGTCCATCAAAGGGCACAACGCCTACGGCTATCTGAAAGCGGAGAAAGGCGTCCACCGGCTCGTCCGGATTTCGCCGTTCGACTCATCAGGCCGCCGTCATACGTCGTTCTCCTCCGTCGAAGTCATGCCGGAATTCACGGGTGAAGTCGACATCGATCTGAAGATGGAAGACGTCAAGATCGATACGTACCGCTCAAGCGGCGCGGGCGGTCAGCACGTCAATACGACGGACTCCGCTGTCCGGATGACACACATCCCGACAGGTGCGATTGTCACGTGCCAGACCGAACGTTCGCAGATCAAAAACCGGGAGCGTGCACTCAACTTGCTGAAGGCGAAGATCTACCAGATCCGGCTCGAGGAAGAGGAAGCACGGCTGCTTGAAATCCGGGGGGACCAGAAAGAGATCGGCTGGGGAAGCCAGATCCGTTCCTACGTCTTCCACCCGTATTCCATGGTAAAAGACCACCGGACGAACGAAGAGACCGGGAACACAGGAGCCGTCATGGATGGGGAGATCGATCCGTTCATCAACGCCTACTTGCGTTCGCGTATTTCATAA